A section of the Humulus lupulus chromosome 2, drHumLupu1.1, whole genome shotgun sequence genome encodes:
- the LOC133816471 gene encoding probable UDP-N-acetylglucosamine--peptide N-acetylglucosaminyltransferase SEC, with protein sequence MGYVFGMHDRENVGVFCYALSANDGSEWRLRIQSEVEHFIDVSSMSSDMIARMINEDKIQILVNLNGYTKGARNEIFSMQSAPIQISYMGFPGTTGANYIHYLVTDEVGEFVTPNLY encoded by the exons ATGGGTTATGTCTTTGGTATGCATGATAGAGAGAATGTTGGG GTCTTTTGCTATGCTTTAAGTGCAAATGATGGATCTGAATGGAGGTTGCGTATCCAATCAGAAGTGGAGCATTTTATAGATGTCTCATCCATGTCATCTGATATGATTGCCAGGATGATTAACGAGGATAAAATACAGATCCTTGTCAATCTTAATGGTTATACTAAG GGGGCAAGAAATGAAATATTTTCCATGCAGTCGGCCCCTATACAGATTTCTTACATGGGATTTCCTGGAACTACAGGTGCGAACTATATACATTACCTGGTTACTGATGAGGTTGGAGAGTTTGTAACCCCTAACCTTTAttga